A genomic segment from Arcobacter sp. CECT 8986 encodes:
- a CDS encoding adenylate kinase, with protein sequence MKKLFLIIGAPGSGKTTDAELIAEKHENITHYSTGDMFRAEVASGSERGKLIDSYVSKGNLVPIDIVIETIVGAIKKAPTDVVVIDGYPRSQEQMTELDKYLETESEVELVNTIEVEVSEEVAKDRVLGRARGADDNVEVFNNRMKVYTDPLVDIQEFYTNKNILKKINGERTIEEIVSEMDEFIQSRI encoded by the coding sequence ATGAAAAAACTTTTTTTAATTATTGGTGCACCAGGTAGTGGTAAAACAACAGACGCTGAATTAATCGCTGAAAAACATGAAAATATTACTCATTATTCAACAGGTGATATGTTTAGAGCTGAAGTTGCAAGTGGAAGCGAAAGAGGGAAATTAATCGATTCTTATGTATCAAAAGGGAATCTTGTACCAATTGATATTGTTATTGAAACAATTGTAGGAGCTATTAAAAAAGCACCAACTGATGTTGTTGTAATTGATGGTTATCCAAGAAGCCAAGAGCAAATGACTGAACTTGATAAATATTTAGAAACTGAAAGTGAAGTAGAATTAGTAAATACTATTGAAGTTGAAGTATCTGAAGAAGTTGCAAAAGATAGAGTTTTAGGTAGAGCTAGAGGGGCTGATGATAATGTTGAAGTATTTAACAATAGAATGAAAGTTTATACTGATCCATTAGTTGATATTCAAGAATTTTATACAAATAAAAATATTTTAAAGAAAATCAACGGTGAAAGAACAATCGAAGAGATTGTATCAGAAATGGATGAATTTATTCAATCAAGAATATAA
- a CDS encoding competence/damage-inducible protein A: MNQPNFYSVIIGTELLNGRRKDAHFSFLNQELLLRGWTHKASFVIEDDPILMENTFKLIQSDKNSVMFCFGGIGSTPDDLTRQIAAKVFRDSKMYFHPKAKELVENEFKQKAYPHRINMAYLPVDSKLLDNVVNNVPGFYLDDRFFFTPGFPSMSQSMVLQALNTLYPKNSVNKFRLSLTANCGESDLIDVMNQMTKEVELSSLPKFVENGRRTVISLSSENKKILEESFQKFIVHLEKLKIEYVLKDINL, from the coding sequence ATGAATCAACCTAATTTTTACTCAGTAATAATAGGAACAGAATTATTAAATGGGCGTCGAAAAGATGCCCATTTTTCTTTTTTAAATCAAGAACTTCTTTTAAGAGGTTGGACTCACAAAGCATCTTTTGTAATAGAAGATGACCCAATTTTAATGGAAAATACTTTTAAACTTATACAATCAGATAAAAACTCAGTAATGTTTTGTTTTGGTGGGATTGGTTCTACACCTGATGATTTGACAAGACAAATAGCAGCAAAAGTTTTTAGAGATAGTAAGATGTATTTTCATCCTAAAGCTAAAGAGTTAGTAGAAAATGAATTTAAACAAAAAGCTTATCCTCACAGAATAAATATGGCTTATTTACCTGTTGATTCAAAATTATTAGATAACGTAGTAAATAATGTACCTGGATTTTATTTAGATGATAGATTCTTCTTTACTCCTGGATTTCCATCAATGAGTCAATCAATGGTTTTACAAGCTTTAAATACTTTATATCCAAAAAATAGTGTAAATAAATTTAGATTATCTTTAACAGCAAATTGTGGTGAAAGTGATTTAATTGATGTTATGAATCAAATGACAAAAGAAGTTGAGTTATCTTCTTTACCTAAATTTGTAGAAAATGGAAGACGAACAGTAATTTCTCTTAGTTCAGAAAATAAAAAGATACTTGAAGAGTCTTTTCAAAAGTTTATTGTGCATTTAGAAAAATTAAAAATAGAGTATGTTTTAAAAGATATTAATCTTTAG
- a CDS encoding alanine racemase: protein MGKIVINKSNLFHNLDIISKKANGKDKVAVVLKDNAYGHGLLEIATLANEFGIKRAVVQTLDEAIKIEKLFEEILILAEDDFHTYSHTFHIAVNNIEQLKKLPKNTNVHLKVDTGMHRNGITKEQLKEAIDGICRENLKFTGLFTHYRASDILSTEFYWQRSNFSQIKQEVKEICEQLSLPLPKFHSANSSALFRIKDFDEDFARVGFATYGYLDTDTIFKNPNLKPVMSLWAKKMATRVLKKGQRVGYGGVYEAPKDMTVSTYDVGYGDGFLRLNGNFQYLTPKGYEILGKVSMDNLSINSDDDEVCIFNDVSRLADIHNTIRYEILATLNPNIKKEVK from the coding sequence TTGGGAAAGATTGTTATAAACAAATCAAACTTATTTCATAATTTAGATATTATTTCAAAAAAAGCAAATGGAAAAGATAAAGTTGCGGTTGTATTAAAAGATAATGCATATGGACATGGATTATTAGAGATTGCAACATTAGCAAATGAGTTTGGGATAAAAAGAGCAGTAGTACAAACACTAGATGAAGCAATAAAAATTGAAAAATTATTTGAAGAAATATTAATCCTAGCTGAAGATGATTTTCACACTTATTCACACACTTTTCACATAGCAGTAAACAATATTGAACAACTTAAAAAATTGCCCAAAAATACGAATGTTCACTTAAAAGTTGATACGGGAATGCACAGAAATGGCATAACTAAAGAACAGCTTAAAGAGGCTATTGATGGTATCTGTAGAGAAAACTTAAAATTCACAGGTTTATTCACACACTACAGAGCTTCTGATATTTTATCAACTGAATTTTACTGGCAAAGGTCTAATTTTTCACAAATAAAACAAGAAGTGAAAGAAATATGTGAACAACTTTCACTACCACTTCCAAAGTTCCATTCTGCTAACTCATCAGCTTTATTTAGAATTAAGGATTTTGATGAAGATTTTGCTAGAGTTGGATTTGCAACTTATGGATATTTAGATACTGACACTATATTTAAAAATCCAAATTTAAAACCAGTAATGTCATTATGGGCAAAAAAAATGGCAACTAGAGTTTTAAAAAAAGGTCAAAGAGTTGGTTATGGAGGTGTATATGAAGCACCTAAAGATATGACTGTTTCAACTTATGATGTTGGTTATGGTGATGGATTCTTAAGACTTAATGGAAACTTTCAATATTTAACTCCAAAAGGCTATGAAATATTAGGTAAAGTATCAATGGATAACTTAAGTATTAATAGTGATGATGATGAAGTTTGTATCTTTAATGATGTATCAAGATTAGCAGATATTCACAATACAATAAGATATGAGATATTAGCAACTCTAAATCCAAATATAAAAAAAGAGGTCAAATGA
- the aspS gene encoding aspartate--tRNA ligase: MRTHYCTQVTEKNIGDTVTVAGWVNSRRDHGGIIFIDLRDKGGLVQLVCDPQDSKESLEKAETVRDEFVLIATGKVRARGEGLENPNLITGKIEIVVSELTIENKSKPMPFELGDEKVNEEIRLRNRFLELRTPKAYDIFKLRSKATIQVRNTLDELGFLDVETPILTKSTPEGARDYLVPSRVHPGEFYALPQSPQLFKQLLMVAGFDKYFQIAKCFRDEDLRADRQPEFTQIDVEMSFCDQEDVIKVAERLIHDVFTACGKENIPTTFPRMTYKEAMEKYGSDKPDLRFEMPMVDVIDIFEKSSNEIFSSIAKDKKNNRIKALKCPNGDNIFSKRQMKGFEDYVRKFGAKGLGYFQMKEDGLKGPLTKFFTEEDLEEIVKVTELEVGDVVFFGAGDKKTVWDYMGRFRLYLADQMDIIPADTYKFLWVVDFPMFEVEDGRTKALHHPFTMPKDLNKEDLEDIESVAYDIVLNGTELGGGSIRIHKEEIQSKVFELMGISEEEAQAKFGFLLNALQYGAPSHGGFAMGLDRMIMLLAGTDSIRDVIAFPKTQKAQCLLTDAPSPVDNEQLKELSLRIRQAQQA, translated from the coding sequence TTGAGAACGCATTATTGTACACAAGTAACTGAAAAAAACATTGGTGATACTGTTACTGTTGCTGGTTGGGTTAACAGTAGAAGAGATCACGGGGGTATTATATTTATTGACCTAAGAGACAAAGGTGGATTAGTTCAATTAGTATGTGACCCACAGGATAGTAAAGAGTCTTTAGAAAAAGCAGAAACTGTAAGAGATGAGTTTGTTTTAATTGCAACTGGAAAAGTTAGAGCTAGAGGTGAAGGTCTAGAAAATCCAAATTTAATCACTGGTAAAATTGAAATTGTAGTAAGTGAATTAACAATTGAAAACAAATCAAAACCTATGCCATTTGAGTTAGGTGATGAAAAAGTAAATGAAGAAATTAGATTAAGAAATAGATTCTTAGAGTTAAGAACACCAAAAGCTTATGATATCTTCAAGCTTAGAAGTAAAGCAACAATCCAAGTAAGAAATACTTTAGATGAATTAGGTTTTCTTGATGTTGAAACTCCAATTTTAACAAAATCTACTCCAGAAGGTGCTAGAGATTATTTAGTTCCAAGTAGAGTACACCCAGGTGAGTTTTATGCATTACCTCAATCACCTCAATTATTTAAACAATTATTAATGGTTGCTGGATTTGATAAATATTTTCAAATTGCAAAATGTTTTAGAGATGAAGATTTAAGAGCAGATAGACAACCAGAATTTACTCAAATAGACGTTGAGATGTCTTTTTGTGACCAAGAAGATGTTATTAAAGTTGCAGAGAGATTAATTCATGATGTATTTACTGCTTGTGGAAAAGAGAATATTCCTACAACTTTCCCTAGAATGACATATAAAGAGGCAATGGAAAAATATGGTTCTGATAAACCAGATTTAAGATTTGAAATGCCAATGGTTGATGTAATTGATATTTTTGAAAAATCTTCAAATGAAATTTTCTCTTCAATTGCAAAAGATAAGAAAAACAATAGAATCAAAGCTTTAAAATGTCCAAACGGAGATAATATTTTCTCAAAAAGACAAATGAAAGGTTTTGAAGATTATGTAAGAAAATTTGGAGCTAAAGGTTTAGGTTACTTCCAAATGAAAGAGGATGGATTAAAAGGTCCTTTAACTAAATTCTTTACAGAAGAAGATTTAGAAGAGATTGTAAAAGTAACAGAACTTGAAGTTGGTGATGTTGTATTCTTTGGAGCAGGGGATAAAAAAACTGTATGGGATTATATGGGTAGATTTAGACTTTACCTTGCAGACCAAATGGATATTATTCCTGCAGATACTTACAAATTTTTATGGGTTGTTGATTTCCCAATGTTTGAAGTTGAAGATGGAAGAACAAAAGCATTACACCATCCATTTACAATGCCAAAAGATTTAAATAAAGAAGATTTAGAAGATATTGAGTCTGTTGCATATGATATTGTATTAAATGGTACAGAACTTGGTGGAGGGTCAATCAGAATTCACAAAGAAGAGATTCAATCAAAAGTATTTGAACTTATGGGAATTAGTGAAGAAGAAGCTCAAGCTAAATTCGGATTCTTATTAAACGCATTACAATATGGAGCGCCAAGTCATGGTGGTTTTGCAATGGGTCTTGATAGAATGATTATGTTATTAGCTGGAACTGATTCTATTAGAGATGTTATTGCATTCCCTAAAACTCAAAAAGCTCAATGTTTATTAACAGACGCTCCAAGTCCTGTTGATAATGAACAATTAAAAGAGTTAAGTCTAAGAATTAGACAAGCTCAACAAGCATAA
- a CDS encoding cache domain-containing protein: protein MSDLINYKGINVKKELYPIIKHIEDVDKYREELGRLSSSWDIFALLGQLGDINIDIGKTKENFLNLTSILLNHLSEQTIKKVTQEMNFKAQVAIDVVIRNLFERTADIGFLATDDDIRYFIENYVSEYNEDSTKLKQKIQRRFKEYVAKYSVYFDIVLVNTKGKVLTRLDESLKTEKIDLNFVNEVLNSSDEYVETFKHHDFIPQYENSLVYSYKVTKTNDPDSEKLGVLCLCFKFQNEMKGIFSNIIDTKNKEAITILNKDGVVISSSDTEHIALNSKLEVVLNDDYKIVSFAGRDYIAKTCKTNGYQGFTGLGWYGHIMIPIEYAFLSNEMNAKEVNSEIINAMMGNEQHFSKDLQEVFTKSKTIQDNLNRVIWNGNISQSKLNSSNREFSKSLLNEIGVTGVKANSSLNNLTQTIISSILKDSEFLSSLAIDIMDRNLYERANDCRWWALTSYFREALDDMDSLSYKKEELTSILKYINDLYTVYTNLLIFDKDGKIVAVSNKNQEYLIGKVLTNEWVEKTLNLKDTSKYCVSKFEKTNLYENNSTYIYCSAIRSLKDENQINGGIAVIFDSTPQFSAMLDETLPKDSNNKRIDGVYAFFTNKDKTIISTSNSKYEVGATLDIDDKFFNLSNAQQHSEIIEFNGKYYAVGSRCSNGYREYKSVNDDYKNDVLCIVFIFIGFTDSKNKLRYKTKDNFVSASTKHISENSIDLATFHLGEKFLAVEAKNVVSSIGIDKLEKSIDMDKKNHFKGMVLYKEKLISVLDIRDFINEDIGDEELENIILLEYDKNNTQHCIGILVSSLENITVVEKDSIQHIQNHFLGAGTLVESLVDIKENNESRVAMILDIKKIDDNLNQSIS from the coding sequence ATGTCCGATTTGATAAATTACAAAGGAATAAATGTAAAAAAAGAGTTATATCCAATAATAAAACATATCGAAGATGTAGATAAATATAGAGAAGAATTAGGAAGATTAAGCTCATCTTGGGATATTTTTGCACTTTTGGGACAACTTGGCGATATTAATATAGATATCGGAAAAACTAAAGAAAACTTTTTAAATCTTACTTCAATACTATTAAACCACTTAAGTGAACAAACAATAAAAAAAGTAACACAAGAGATGAACTTTAAAGCACAAGTTGCAATTGATGTAGTTATTAGAAATCTATTTGAAAGAACAGCAGATATTGGCTTTTTAGCAACTGATGATGATATTAGATATTTTATTGAAAACTATGTTTCAGAGTATAATGAAGATAGTACAAAATTAAAACAAAAAATACAAAGAAGATTTAAAGAGTATGTTGCAAAATACTCTGTATATTTTGATATTGTTTTAGTTAATACAAAAGGTAAAGTATTAACTAGACTTGATGAGTCATTAAAAACAGAAAAAATTGATTTAAACTTCGTAAATGAGGTATTGAACTCTAGTGATGAATATGTAGAAACATTTAAACATCATGATTTTATACCTCAATATGAAAATAGTTTAGTTTATTCATATAAAGTAACAAAAACAAATGACCCAGACTCTGAAAAACTTGGAGTTTTATGTTTATGTTTTAAGTTTCAAAATGAGATGAAAGGAATATTTTCAAATATAATTGATACTAAAAATAAAGAAGCTATTACAATTTTAAATAAAGATGGTGTAGTTATTTCATCAAGTGACACAGAGCATATTGCTTTAAATTCCAAATTAGAAGTTGTGTTAAATGATGATTATAAAATAGTTTCATTTGCAGGAAGAGATTATATTGCAAAAACTTGTAAAACAAATGGTTATCAAGGATTTACAGGTCTTGGTTGGTATGGTCATATTATGATACCAATAGAGTATGCATTTTTAAGTAATGAAATGAATGCAAAAGAGGTAAATAGTGAAATAATAAATGCAATGATGGGAAATGAACAACATTTCTCAAAAGATTTGCAAGAAGTTTTTACAAAAAGTAAAACAATTCAAGATAATTTAAATAGAGTTATTTGGAATGGTAATATCTCACAAAGTAAATTAAACTCTTCAAATAGAGAGTTTTCAAAATCACTTTTAAATGAGATTGGAGTTACAGGAGTAAAAGCTAACTCTTCACTAAATAACCTAACTCAAACAATTATAAGTTCAATACTAAAAGATAGTGAGTTTTTATCTTCTTTAGCAATAGATATAATGGATAGAAATTTATATGAAAGAGCAAATGATTGTAGATGGTGGGCATTAACTTCTTATTTTAGAGAAGCTTTAGATGATATGGATTCTCTTAGTTATAAAAAAGAGGAGTTAACTTCTATATTAAAATATATAAATGATTTATATACTGTATATACAAATTTATTGATATTTGATAAAGATGGGAAAATTGTAGCAGTATCAAATAAAAATCAAGAGTATTTAATAGGTAAAGTTTTAACAAATGAATGGGTAGAAAAAACATTAAATTTAAAAGATACATCAAAATATTGTGTATCTAAATTTGAAAAAACAAATCTATATGAAAATAATTCAACATATATTTATTGTAGTGCAATAAGAAGTTTAAAAGATGAAAATCAAATAAATGGTGGAATTGCAGTAATTTTTGATTCTACTCCACAATTTTCTGCAATGTTAGATGAAACATTACCAAAAGATAGCAATAATAAAAGAATTGATGGTGTTTATGCTTTTTTTACAAATAAAGATAAAACAATTATTTCTACTTCAAATAGTAAATATGAAGTAGGAGCAACTTTAGATATTGATGATAAATTTTTTAATTTAAGTAATGCTCAACAACATAGTGAAATTATTGAGTTCAATGGAAAGTATTATGCAGTTGGTTCTAGATGTTCAAATGGTTATAGAGAGTATAAAAGTGTAAATGATGATTATAAAAATGATGTTTTATGTATAGTATTTATTTTTATAGGTTTTACAGACTCAAAAAATAAATTAAGATACAAAACAAAAGATAATTTTGTAAGTGCATCAACTAAACATATAAGTGAAAATAGTATTGATTTAGCAACATTTCATTTGGGAGAAAAGTTTTTAGCCGTTGAAGCAAAAAATGTTGTATCTTCAATTGGAATAGATAAATTAGAAAAATCAATAGATATGGATAAGAAAAATCATTTTAAAGGAATGGTTTTATATAAAGAAAAATTGATTTCTGTATTAGATATAAGAGATTTTATAAATGAAGATATTGGTGATGAAGAGTTAGAAAATATTATATTACTTGAATATGATAAAAATAACACTCAACATTGTATAGGTATATTAGTATCATCATTAGAAAATATAACAGTAGTTGAAAAAGATTCTATTCAACATATTCAAAATCACTTTTTAGGTGCAGGAACATTAGTTGAAAGTTTAGTAGATATCAAAGAGAATAATGAATCAAGAGTTGCAATGATTCTTGATATTAAAAAAATTGATGATAATTTGAATCAAAGTATAAGCTAA
- a CDS encoding metal ABC transporter solute-binding protein, Zn/Mn family: MKKVVLSLFFLSFSFLFAQSKISVAIPPLQFIVEKIAKNHIFADSLFTENYFEDYPSKSHIRRLSYAPIYLSLNLKREKSYINDLNAISHIKIIDVTKGIKKFDNNPYLWMDPLNFRKITLNVYDEIIKLDSKNKKLYEANLNKFLKDIDGIFLSIKEQLFSLSSYNFYTFDDYWDYYAKRFRLNFYKRDKKTLTAKEISNTINFTRENGIKYFLIDPTDSKKVVDFFVKNSEAKPLVNNIFEKNWQANIFIFTQKIYDMYK; the protein is encoded by the coding sequence ATGAAAAAAGTAGTTTTATCACTTTTTTTTCTATCTTTTTCTTTTCTTTTTGCACAGAGTAAAATCTCTGTTGCAATCCCTCCTTTGCAATTTATTGTAGAAAAAATTGCTAAAAATCATATTTTTGCAGATTCTTTATTTACTGAAAACTATTTTGAAGATTATCCTTCTAAAAGTCATATAAGAAGACTATCTTATGCTCCTATTTATCTATCTTTGAATTTAAAAAGAGAAAAAAGTTATATAAATGATTTAAATGCAATTAGTCATATAAAAATTATTGATGTTACAAAAGGAATAAAAAAGTTTGATAATAATCCTTATTTATGGATGGACCCTTTAAATTTCAGAAAGATTACTTTAAATGTATATGATGAAATCATAAAGTTAGATAGTAAAAATAAAAAACTTTATGAAGCAAATCTAAATAAGTTTTTAAAAGATATTGATGGAATTTTTTTATCTATTAAAGAGCAGCTATTTTCATTAAGTAGTTATAACTTTTATACATTTGATGATTATTGGGACTATTATGCAAAAAGATTTAGACTAAACTTTTATAAAAGAGATAAAAAAACATTAACTGCAAAAGAGATTTCAAATACTATAAACTTTACAAGAGAAAATGGTATTAAATACTTTTTAATAGATCCAACTGATTCTAAAAAAGTAGTAGATTTTTTTGTAAAGAACTCAGAAGCTAAACCTTTAGTAAATAATATTTTTGAGAAAAATTGGCAAGCAAATATCTTTATTTTTACTCAAAAAATATACGATATGTATAAATAA
- a CDS encoding tetratricopeptide repeat protein: MIFKYFLLVCFLFNLCFSITFDEAKQVEQKDGVIKALNLYKELAKQENTEAIHRLAYLYTTGKGVPKNYEYAYVLLLKGATLGDFKCAYDLVKLYMNKDTIYYDEINAYNLLSDLVNAKYAPAENMVGVLYLKGMIVQKDYKKAVTYFERASKQGYALAHCYLAYMYASGKGVFANFGRAHIFAKEGMKHNIRLCEKVYKDYNLKKYPEDKGFKFNFYTKPPESKD; encoded by the coding sequence ATGATTTTTAAGTATTTTCTTTTAGTATGTTTTTTATTTAATTTATGTTTTTCTATAACATTTGATGAGGCTAAACAAGTTGAACAAAAAGATGGTGTTATAAAAGCTCTTAATTTATATAAAGAACTTGCAAAGCAAGAAAATACTGAAGCTATTCATAGACTTGCATATTTATATACAACAGGAAAAGGTGTTCCTAAAAACTATGAATATGCTTATGTTCTTTTACTAAAAGGAGCAACATTAGGTGATTTCAAATGTGCTTATGACCTTGTAAAACTATATATGAATAAAGATACAATTTACTATGATGAAATAAATGCTTACAATCTATTATCAGATTTAGTAAATGCAAAATATGCACCTGCTGAGAATATGGTTGGTGTACTATATTTAAAAGGTATGATTGTTCAAAAAGATTATAAAAAAGCAGTTACTTATTTTGAAAGAGCATCAAAACAAGGTTATGCTTTAGCTCATTGTTATTTAGCATATATGTATGCTTCAGGAAAAGGTGTTTTTGCTAATTTTGGTAGAGCTCATATTTTTGCAAAAGAAGGTATGAAACATAATATTAGATTATGTGAAAAAGTATATAAAGACTATAACTTAAAAAAATATCCAGAAGATAAAGGATTTAAATTTAATTTTTATACAAAGCCACCAGAATCTAAAGATTAA
- a CDS encoding YgiQ family radical SAM protein, translated as MNKNEFLPTTMEEVRKRGWKELDVVLISGDAYIDSPFMGIAVVGRILESVGLRVGIIGQPDINSDVDIKRLGEPKLFWGVSGGSIDSMVSNYTATKKFRNSDDYTPGGKNNKRPDRATIAYTNLIRRFYKNTVPIVLGGIEASLRRLTHYDYWSNKLRKPILFDTKADYMIYGMGEQAIIDLGNYLKEGKDPRTIRGLCYISKEPVEEFLQIPSHDECLKEKEKYIDLFKVFYDNNDPVYSKGLCQKVDSRYLIQNPPCDYLEEDGMDKIASFPYQRDLHPYHKKDGNVKCLETIKFSIMTHHGCWGECNFCAIAVHQGRTIRTRSEKNIIQEAKDFTKIKDFKGIISDVGGPTANMYGYECKKKLKKGTCVDNYRCVDDKRLCKAMKVDHSRNIQLLRDIREVPGVKKAFVASGVRYDLITADKKHGYEYLKEMVNHHISGQMKVAPEHTSDEVLYHMGKPGKQTLIDFKKMYDTLNKEAGKKQFLTYYLIAAHPGCEDKHMHDLKNFTTHELKMNPEQAQVFTPTPGTYSSVMYYTEMDPFTKKKIFVEKDTKRKEKQKDIVIKKQNFRGNHKKKAHSYGMQG; from the coding sequence ATGAATAAAAATGAATTTTTACCAACTACAATGGAAGAAGTAAGAAAAAGAGGTTGGAAAGAACTTGATGTTGTTCTAATCTCTGGTGATGCTTATATTGATTCTCCTTTTATGGGAATTGCTGTTGTTGGAAGAATACTTGAAAGTGTAGGATTAAGAGTAGGTATCATTGGGCAACCAGATATAAACTCAGATGTTGATATTAAAAGACTAGGTGAACCAAAACTATTTTGGGGAGTTAGTGGTGGAAGTATTGACTCAATGGTATCTAACTACACTGCAACTAAAAAATTTAGAAATAGTGATGATTATACTCCTGGTGGAAAAAATAATAAAAGACCAGATAGAGCTACTATTGCATATACAAATCTAATAAGAAGATTTTATAAAAATACTGTTCCAATTGTTTTAGGAGGAATAGAAGCAAGTCTTAGAAGATTAACTCATTATGATTATTGGTCAAATAAATTAAGAAAACCAATTTTATTTGATACAAAAGCTGATTATATGATTTATGGTATGGGAGAACAAGCAATTATTGATTTGGGAAATTATCTAAAAGAGGGTAAAGATCCAAGAACAATAAGAGGACTTTGTTATATTTCAAAAGAGCCTGTTGAAGAGTTTTTACAAATTCCAAGCCATGATGAATGTCTAAAAGAAAAAGAGAAATATATTGACCTTTTTAAAGTATTTTATGACAATAACGACCCAGTTTATTCAAAAGGGCTTTGTCAAAAAGTAGATTCAAGATATCTGATTCAAAATCCACCATGTGATTACTTAGAAGAAGATGGAATGGATAAAATTGCATCTTTCCCATATCAAAGAGATTTACATCCGTATCATAAAAAAGATGGGAATGTTAAGTGCCTAGAGACAATTAAATTTTCAATTATGACTCATCATGGATGTTGGGGTGAGTGTAACTTCTGTGCAATTGCTGTTCATCAAGGAAGAACAATTAGAACAAGAAGTGAAAAAAATATTATTCAAGAAGCAAAAGATTTTACAAAAATAAAAGATTTTAAAGGAATAATTTCTGATGTTGGTGGACCAACTGCAAATATGTATGGTTATGAGTGTAAGAAAAAACTTAAAAAAGGTACTTGCGTAGATAATTATAGATGTGTTGATGATAAAAGACTTTGTAAAGCAATGAAAGTTGACCATAGTAGAAATATACAACTTCTAAGAGATATTAGAGAAGTTCCAGGAGTAAAAAAAGCATTTGTTGCTTCTGGTGTGAGATATGATTTAATTACTGCTGATAAAAAGCATGGATATGAGTATCTAAAAGAGATGGTAAATCATCATATTTCAGGTCAAATGAAAGTTGCTCCTGAACATACAAGTGATGAGGTTTTATACCATATGGGAAAACCTGGAAAACAAACATTAATTGATTTTAAAAAGATGTATGATACATTAAATAAAGAAGCTGGTAAAAAACAGTTCTTAACTTATTATTTAATTGCTGCGCATCCAGGTTGTGAAGATAAACATATGCATGATTTAAAAAACTTTACAACACATGAATTAAAAATGAATCCAGAACAAGCACAAGTATTTACTCCAACTCCTGGAACATACTCTTCTGTTATGTATTATACAGAAATGGATCCATTTACTAAAAAGAAAATTTTTGTAGAAAAAGATACAAAAAGAAAAGAAAAACAAAAAGATATTGTAATAAAAAAACAAAATTTTAGAGGTAATCATAAGAAAAAAGCACACTCTTATGGTATGCAAGGATAG